In one Vallitalea longa genomic region, the following are encoded:
- the recN gene encoding DNA repair protein RecN produces MLVHLHVKNFALIDEINVDFDNNLNILTGETGAGKSIIIGSINAVLGGKASKDMIRTGCDSALIELLFLVDNNTVLNKLHEYDISMDNRELLITRKININGRSVFRMNGQVVTTSIVKDISAKLIDIHGQHEHQSLLNKKNYLSLLDTFCGESIVGLKEKLREKYNHYIKLSSKIDHFMLDEQTRKKEISFLEYEINEITSANLKIGEDDKLKEEYIFLSNGKKIIESMSEVYTYVNGDNNINGSIDNIGKSVRIISNIMNLDKNISNMQEQISNIEIMLSDFNRDLNDYISNFEIDETRYIDIENRIDLINNLKMKYGNTIEEILHYKQEKEKYLEELINYEQYLNNVNEQITKLRKEIETYCYELSKVRTEKAEHISKMIVTSLKHINFLNTNFTIKVNRIEKFKINGWDDIEFLISTNIGEPPKSLSKVASGGELSRIMLAIKSVLANSDDIETLIFDEIDTGISGKTAGLVAEKLAQISKRHQVICITHLAQIAAMGDSHFIIEKKVKDNVTNTIISKLNKHDSVNELARLLGGVKITEAVIANAREMKNLADDLKDHY; encoded by the coding sequence ATGTTAGTCCATCTTCATGTAAAAAATTTTGCTCTAATTGATGAAATCAATGTGGATTTTGATAATAATTTAAATATATTAACAGGTGAAACTGGGGCAGGTAAATCTATCATTATAGGCTCTATTAATGCTGTCTTAGGTGGAAAAGCAAGTAAAGATATGATTAGAACTGGTTGTGATAGTGCTTTGATCGAGCTTCTATTTCTAGTAGACAACAATACGGTTTTAAACAAATTACATGAATATGATATTAGTATGGATAACAGAGAATTATTGATAACTAGGAAAATAAACATAAATGGTAGAAGTGTGTTCAGAATGAATGGACAAGTTGTTACTACTTCCATTGTAAAAGATATTTCTGCTAAACTAATTGATATTCATGGTCAACATGAGCATCAATCATTATTGAATAAAAAGAATTATCTATCATTATTAGATACTTTTTGTGGAGAATCAATTGTAGGTCTAAAAGAAAAATTAAGAGAAAAGTATAACCATTACATTAAGCTAAGTAGTAAGATAGATCATTTCATGTTAGATGAACAAACTAGAAAAAAAGAAATATCTTTTTTAGAATACGAAATCAATGAAATAACATCGGCTAATCTGAAAATAGGAGAAGACGATAAGTTAAAAGAAGAATACATATTTCTTTCCAATGGTAAGAAAATAATTGAATCTATGTCAGAAGTATATACTTATGTTAATGGAGACAATAATATAAATGGGTCGATAGATAATATAGGAAAATCAGTTAGAATAATTAGCAATATAATGAATTTAGATAAGAACATAAGCAATATGCAGGAACAAATATCAAATATCGAAATCATGTTAAGTGACTTTAATAGGGATTTGAACGATTATATAAGTAATTTTGAAATAGATGAAACAAGATATATAGATATAGAAAACAGAATAGATCTAATTAATAATCTAAAAATGAAATATGGAAATACTATTGAAGAAATCCTTCATTACAAACAAGAAAAAGAAAAATATCTAGAAGAATTGATTAATTATGAACAGTATCTCAATAACGTTAATGAGCAAATTACTAAATTGAGAAAAGAGATTGAGACATATTGCTATGAATTATCAAAAGTACGAACAGAAAAAGCAGAACACATTAGTAAAATGATAGTAACTTCATTGAAGCATATTAATTTTTTGAACACCAATTTTACTATAAAAGTCAATAGAATAGAAAAATTCAAAATCAATGGATGGGATGACATCGAATTCTTGATATCTACGAATATTGGTGAACCACCAAAGTCATTAAGCAAAGTTGCATCTGGAGGAGAATTATCTAGAATTATGTTAGCTATTAAATCAGTATTGGCTAATAGTGATGATATAGAAACTCTTATTTTCGATGAGATAGATACTGGAATTAGTGGAAAAACTGCTGGGTTAGTTGCTGAGAAATTAGCTCAGATATCAAAAAGACATCAAGTGATATGTATAACGCATTTGGCTCAAATAGCAGCTATGGGTGACTCACATTTCATAATTGAAAAAAAGGTTAAAGATAATGTTACCAATACAATAATAAGTAAATTGAATAAACATGACTCGGTTAATGAATTAGCAAGACTTCTAGGTGGAGTAAAAATAACTGAAGCTGTTATTGCTAATGCTAGAGAGATGAAAAATCTTGCTGACGATCTAAAAGATCATTACTAA
- the spoIVB gene encoding SpoIVB peptidase, whose product MRSKRYRFRIFLFFSLLTILVINVGSDLVINKYLPNEIKILVNEERDFLFNIPLDAKLNGNLEGVVMVNQEPVKDNLVLNLQKSFTIKPKKTGVIDVELKLFGILPIKNVKVDVVDSKSVVPVGKTIGVTVYTDGILVLGTGLIYGEDGKKYNPAKGKLYTGDYIKTVNGKSISRKKELIEFVKKNNGEDIQLEVVRNGERETVNITPVKTLENGEHKIGIWVRDDTQGIGTMTYIDLDKKTFGALGHGITDVDTNQLIEVGTGEVVNTMITTIKKGEDGIPGEISGIIVGGEGNRLGEIEKNTSHGIFGEASDEGIEQVFKNDIIPIGYRYDVHEGEAVIRSDVSGKLKDYKILIKKIYLGDESNKGMIIEVVDDDLIKTTNGIIQGMSGSPIIQDGKLIGAVTHVFVQDSKKGYGIFIENMLAEE is encoded by the coding sequence ATGAGAAGCAAACGATACAGATTTAGAATTTTTCTATTTTTTAGTCTACTAACTATTTTAGTAATTAATGTTGGATCCGATCTAGTTATAAACAAATATTTACCCAATGAAATAAAAATTTTAGTTAACGAAGAAAGAGACTTCCTATTTAATATACCACTAGATGCTAAGCTAAATGGAAATTTAGAAGGCGTGGTAATGGTTAATCAGGAACCTGTTAAGGATAATCTAGTACTTAATCTTCAGAAATCATTTACAATAAAGCCTAAAAAAACAGGAGTTATTGATGTAGAACTAAAATTATTTGGAATTTTACCTATTAAGAATGTTAAAGTTGATGTCGTTGACAGCAAAAGTGTTGTTCCAGTAGGTAAAACAATTGGTGTTACAGTTTATACTGATGGAATTTTAGTTCTAGGAACAGGTTTGATTTATGGGGAAGATGGAAAAAAGTATAATCCTGCAAAAGGTAAATTATATACAGGGGACTATATAAAAACAGTAAATGGTAAGTCTATATCAAGAAAAAAAGAATTAATTGAATTTGTTAAGAAAAACAATGGTGAAGATATACAACTTGAAGTTGTAAGAAATGGTGAAAGGGAGACAGTAAATATTACACCAGTAAAAACTCTAGAAAATGGAGAACATAAGATCGGTATATGGGTAAGAGATGATACTCAAGGAATAGGAACCATGACTTATATTGATTTGGACAAAAAAACTTTCGGGGCATTAGGACATGGTATAACAGATGTTGACACGAACCAACTTATAGAAGTTGGTACAGGTGAAGTGGTAAATACTATGATAACAACTATAAAAAAAGGTGAAGATGGAATACCTGGAGAGATATCTGGAATCATTGTTGGTGGAGAGGGAAACCGCCTTGGAGAGATAGAAAAGAACACTTCACATGGTATTTTTGGAGAAGCTTCTGATGAAGGAATAGAACAGGTATTCAAAAATGATATTATTCCTATAGGATATAGATATGATGTACATGAAGGTGAAGCTGTTATAAGAAGTGATGTTAGTGGTAAACTAAAGGATTATAAGATATTAATCAAGAAAATTTATTTAGGTGATGAATCCAATAAAGGCATGATTATTGAAGTTGTTGATGATGATCTAATAAAAACAACAAATGGTATTATTCAAGGGATGAGTGGTAGTCCAATCATTCAGGATGGTAAATTAATTGGTGCAGTGACTCATGTTTTCGTTCAAGATTCAAAAAAAGGATATGGAATTTTTATAGAAAATATGTTAGCTGAAGAGTAG
- the spo0A gene encoding sporulation transcription factor Spo0A: MSETIKVLISDDSVKMCTILSEYLNQKEDITVVGVANNGEDACKQIKEKEPDVVLLDIIMPQLDGLGVLERMYEDKDIKNIPMFIMLTAVGQEKITSSALNLGAEYYIMKPFDNETIVKRIRQLKGKMQLIKRDRRNDFVHETDKGYSARSLEAEVTNIIHEIGVPAHIKGYQYLREAIIMAINDMDILNSITKLLYPSIAKKFNTTPSRVERAIRHAIEVAWGRGKMDTIDKLFGYTINHGKGKPTNSEFIALIADKLRLELRVG; encoded by the coding sequence TTGAGTGAAACAATTAAAGTCTTAATTTCAGATGATAGTGTTAAAATGTGTACTATTTTATCTGAGTATTTGAATCAAAAAGAGGATATCACTGTCGTTGGAGTTGCTAATAATGGAGAAGATGCATGTAAACAGATTAAGGAAAAAGAACCGGATGTAGTTTTATTGGACATTATTATGCCACAACTGGATGGACTTGGAGTATTAGAGAGAATGTACGAAGATAAAGACATTAAAAATATACCTATGTTTATTATGTTAACAGCAGTAGGACAAGAAAAAATTACATCAAGTGCACTTAATTTAGGTGCAGAATATTATATTATGAAACCTTTTGATAATGAAACAATAGTAAAAAGGATAAGACAATTAAAAGGTAAGATGCAATTAATTAAAAGAGATAGAAGAAATGATTTTGTACATGAAACTGATAAAGGTTATTCTGCAAGAAGCTTAGAAGCAGAAGTTACAAATATCATTCACGAAATAGGTGTGCCAGCACATATCAAAGGATATCAATATCTAAGAGAGGCTATAATAATGGCAATAAATGATATGGATATTTTAAATTCCATAACTAAGTTATTATATCCATCTATCGCTAAGAAATTCAATACAACACCTAGCAGAGTTGAGAGGGCTATCAGACATGCGATTGAAGTTGCCTGGGGAAGAGGAAAAATGGATACCATTGATAAACTATTCGGATATACCATTAATCATGGTAAAGGAAAACCAACTAATTCGGAATTCATAGCTCTAATAGCGGACAAGCTCAGATTGGAGTTAAGAGTAGGATAG
- a CDS encoding DUF4177 domain-containing protein, producing MKKWEYLVLKFDSHGITGGKVNTDEIENKLNRLGKDGWEVATTFTTNQSYGNTLFVVYTLKREIE from the coding sequence ATGAAGAAATGGGAATACCTAGTATTAAAATTCGATAGTCATGGAATCACAGGAGGTAAGGTTAATACAGATGAAATAGAAAATAAGTTAAATAGGTTAGGAAAGGATGGATGGGAAGTAGCAACAACTTTTACGACGAATCAATCTTATGGTAATACACTTTTCGTAGTATATACATTAAAAAGAGAAATAGAATAA
- a CDS encoding TetR/AcrR family transcriptional regulator, whose translation MPKIVDAEAIRVEIIKKAFDVFVKKGYYKSSMIDITKSCNMKRTTIYHYFKNKDEIFENTVLYVIETLERDITDITNKNELTLIKKIKFLTNKWDNEFNNNNILLLLVEMWFAIMREEGEMFDRIKKRITVMNKSINNIVVEKIGDRVSSTRDKKQLIQYSMIMSILNQVAREKGFLSESIMSVISSF comes from the coding sequence ATGCCTAAAATAGTTGATGCAGAAGCGATAAGAGTTGAAATAATAAAAAAAGCATTTGATGTTTTTGTAAAAAAAGGCTATTACAAATCTAGTATGATTGATATAACCAAAAGTTGTAATATGAAGCGTACGACTATATATCATTATTTTAAAAATAAAGATGAAATATTTGAAAATACTGTATTATATGTTATAGAAACATTAGAAAGAGATATCACTGATATTACTAATAAGAATGAATTAACTCTAATAAAAAAAATAAAATTTCTAACTAATAAATGGGATAATGAATTTAATAATAATAATATATTGTTACTTCTCGTTGAAATGTGGTTCGCCATTATGAGAGAAGAAGGAGAAATGTTTGATAGGATCAAAAAAAGGATTACAGTAATGAATAAATCAATCAATAATATAGTTGTAGAGAAAATAGGAGATAGGGTTAGTAGTACAAGAGATAAAAAGCAACTGATTCAATACTCAATGATTATGTCTATATTAAACCAAGTAGCTAGAGAAAAAGGATTTCTCAGTGAAAGTATTATGTCAGTTATATCATCATTTTAA
- a CDS encoding radical SAM protein: MKSPKSFLSKVAIKEGIKYLEKDPITNFPKLVDWAGKITMLPSQRHQYEQVIKMWEDKDCIWHDFIERILTEIHPNIRKTLLMNFTINAGIEGLKHISQNKEKYDCNIPWAILMDPTSACNLKCIGCWAAEYKKNDSMDYDTLSNIVKQGKELGTYMYIYSGGEPMVRRDDIIKLAREHNDCVFLAFTNGTLFDEEYAKQLQEVGNVTFAISIEGFEEQTDMRRGKGTYQKVIKGMDLLREHGIPFGFSSCYHSKNEDIVSSEEYIDFMIEKGCYFGWIFTYMPLGKDAVLDLVATPEQRKHMYYKVREYRKTKPIFTMDFWNDGEYVDGCIAGGRNYLHINANGDVEPCAFIHYSSANIKEVSLLEALQQPLFQQYRKYQPFNDNMLRPCPLLDNPEFLKKMVHESGAESTQPMDRENVDDLTNKTKGVAEQWEPVAEELWQQSHGCANCKAANE; encoded by the coding sequence ATGAAATCACCAAAATCATTTTTAAGTAAGGTAGCAATAAAAGAAGGAATTAAATACCTAGAAAAAGATCCCATAACTAATTTTCCAAAACTTGTAGACTGGGCAGGCAAGATAACGATGCTTCCAAGTCAAAGACATCAATATGAACAAGTTATAAAAATGTGGGAAGATAAAGATTGTATATGGCATGATTTTATAGAAAGAATATTGACTGAAATACATCCTAATATACGAAAGACACTATTGATGAACTTTACTATTAATGCTGGAATAGAAGGACTAAAACACATAAGCCAAAACAAAGAAAAATATGACTGCAATATACCTTGGGCAATTCTAATGGATCCAACATCAGCATGTAATCTAAAATGTATAGGTTGCTGGGCAGCAGAATATAAGAAGAATGATTCAATGGATTATGACACATTAAGTAACATTGTCAAGCAAGGAAAAGAACTTGGTACATACATGTATATATATTCAGGCGGAGAGCCAATGGTCAGAAGAGATGATATCATCAAACTAGCAAGAGAACATAATGATTGTGTATTCTTGGCATTCACAAATGGTACACTATTTGACGAAGAATATGCTAAACAACTTCAAGAAGTAGGTAATGTTACATTTGCTATAAGTATAGAAGGATTTGAAGAACAAACCGATATGAGAAGAGGAAAAGGTACATATCAAAAAGTTATAAAAGGAATGGATTTACTAAGAGAACATGGAATACCTTTTGGATTTAGTAGTTGTTATCATAGTAAAAACGAAGATATAGTATCTTCAGAAGAATATATAGATTTCATGATTGAAAAAGGTTGCTATTTCGGATGGATATTCACTTATATGCCATTAGGAAAAGATGCAGTTCTAGATCTTGTTGCGACTCCTGAACAAAGAAAACATATGTACTATAAAGTGCGTGAATATAGAAAGACAAAACCAATATTTACTATGGACTTCTGGAATGATGGCGAATATGTTGATGGATGTATAGCCGGAGGAAGAAATTATCTACATATTAATGCAAATGGTGATGTAGAACCTTGTGCATTCATTCATTATTCAAGTGCTAATATCAAAGAAGTAAGTCTATTAGAAGCTCTCCAACAACCATTATTCCAACAATACAGAAAATATCAACCATTTAATGATAATATGTTAAGACCTTGTCCATTACTAGATAATCCTGAATTCCTCAAAAAAATGGTACATGAGTCGGGAGCAGAATCTACTCAACCTATGGATAGGGAAAATGTAGATGATTTAACAAATAAAACTAAAGGAGTAGCTGAGCAATGGGAACCAGTGGCAGAAGAGTTATGGCAACAGTCTCACGGATGTGCTAATTGTAAAGCTGCCAATGAATAA
- a CDS encoding TVP38/TMEM64 family protein has product MRRDKRINMILLFIKLFSVFNIVLIAIVVSHYWGKITAEDIFNYVPNNYLLAAITIIGLFLIKSLSIILPLMALYISSGMIFSPLLGILVNLVGLWVSLSVPYVLGRFCGKDLLDRLLLKYKNIDKLKTIKAKNEWFLSYILRMIGILPGDIVSMSLGAMNINYRKYIIGSIIGLLPRMVAATCLGSTITEPNSPAFIFSCSITVVFTLGSIFLHQRYLKKEDERNSPRIITR; this is encoded by the coding sequence TTGAGACGAGATAAACGTATCAATATGATTCTACTATTTATAAAATTGTTTTCCGTTTTTAACATTGTGCTTATAGCTATTGTTGTAAGTCACTATTGGGGAAAAATTACAGCAGAAGATATATTCAATTACGTACCTAACAATTATTTATTAGCCGCAATTACTATTATAGGATTGTTTCTAATCAAATCACTTAGCATAATATTACCTTTAATGGCTCTTTATATAAGTTCAGGTATGATATTCTCGCCATTATTAGGTATATTAGTTAATTTGGTAGGGCTCTGGGTTAGTTTATCTGTACCATATGTATTGGGAAGATTTTGTGGAAAAGATTTATTGGATAGATTATTATTGAAATATAAAAATATAGATAAACTAAAAACAATAAAAGCTAAAAATGAATGGTTTCTATCGTATATACTAAGAATGATAGGTATCCTACCTGGGGATATAGTAAGTATGTCATTAGGAGCTATGAATATTAATTATAGAAAATATATTATTGGTTCAATTATAGGATTATTGCCAAGAATGGTTGCAGCTACTTGTTTAGGTTCAACCATTACCGAACCTAATTCTCCAGCATTTATATTCTCATGTTCTATTACTGTCGTATTCACATTAGGTTCAATTTTCTTACACCAAAGGTATCTGAAAAAAGAAGATGAGAGAAATAGTCCTAGAATAATAACTAGATAA
- a CDS encoding histidine phosphatase family protein: MTRLYLTRHGETQWNLIGKVQGSLDSGLTEKGIMQAVKLGKYLDNTNIDIIYSSSSNRAYNTAKAITGDRKIKIIKSDKLKEMNLGIWEGKTFEYIEKEYTDMFDTFWNRPHLVKEFPGETFSEFRKRVVGAVLEIIDNNKDKDILIVAHALVLKVVMSFFENRPLERLFEDHHMYSTCINEVEIVDNNYKIVRYNETPHYDIEVS; the protein is encoded by the coding sequence ATGACAAGATTATATTTAACAAGACATGGAGAAACACAGTGGAATCTTATTGGAAAAGTACAAGGAAGTCTAGATTCAGGATTAACAGAAAAAGGTATAATGCAAGCTGTTAAGCTAGGTAAATATCTTGATAATACCAATATAGACATTATCTATTCTAGTTCTAGTAATAGGGCTTATAATACAGCTAAAGCAATAACAGGTGATAGAAAAATTAAAATAATCAAATCGGATAAATTAAAAGAAATGAATCTCGGTATTTGGGAAGGTAAAACTTTTGAATATATCGAAAAAGAATATACTGACATGTTTGATACTTTTTGGAATAGGCCACATCTAGTTAAAGAGTTTCCAGGAGAGACATTCAGTGAGTTCAGAAAAAGAGTTGTTGGAGCAGTATTGGAGATTATTGATAACAATAAAGATAAAGATATATTGATAGTTGCACATGCGTTAGTTCTTAAAGTTGTTATGAGTTTCTTTGAAAACAGACCTTTGGAAAGGCTATTTGAAGATCATCATATGTATTCTACCTGTATTAATGAAGTGGAAATAGTTGATAATAACTATAAGATAGTTAGATATAATGAGACACCTCACTATGATATAGAAGTAAGCTAA
- a CDS encoding amidase family protein has product MRGLKGFIGVILSLALIAGIILYTQIKRLSGSNNQVKKQVQKQQKDVKTSAKRTLDFTVFEASLDEFSDSRYSEIGKLVIEADIISIQDSIDSDLLSYEELTLFYIRRIKEMDNDKLNTVLQLNPDAITIAKEMDSKKSNNDKLGILHGIPILLKDNIGTGDKLNNAAGAKVLENSSSDRDAFIVDELRKSGAIVLGKTNLSEWANFMSLSSSNGYSALGGQTHNPYGNYDVGGSSSGSGAGVASNFATIAIGTETAGSIISPSSQNSVVGIKPTIGLWSRDRIIPLAIDLDTAGPIARTVKDAAILLEELAGEDENDATTIDISRETDYMKFVDKDGLQGMNIGVVVNSEITSNYRDDDDIIMNRIKDELTNFGANVKDIKLDEKAFKIDGHIDMMSYEFKTGVEKYLNDIGENAPVKTIKEITGFNKRDEENNAYFGQYFIEKARDITITEEENNEILSTNRSNTSSAIDDALETNKIDVIISLNNYLSSVYAIAGYPAITVPAGYRENGEPVGLTISGTKFSEGTLIKAAYAYEQGTKCRKEPDIQ; this is encoded by the coding sequence ATGAGAGGATTAAAAGGTTTTATAGGAGTCATATTAAGTCTTGCATTAATTGCTGGTATAATTCTATATACTCAGATTAAGAGATTATCAGGTTCCAATAATCAAGTGAAGAAACAAGTACAGAAACAGCAAAAAGATGTTAAGACTTCAGCCAAAAGGACATTAGATTTTACGGTGTTTGAAGCAAGTTTAGATGAATTTAGTGACAGTAGATATAGTGAAATAGGTAAATTGGTTATTGAAGCAGATATAATATCTATTCAGGATAGTATAGATTCTGATTTGTTAAGTTATGAAGAACTGACTTTATTCTATATACGTAGAATCAAAGAAATGGATAATGATAAATTAAATACTGTATTACAGCTTAATCCAGATGCCATAACTATAGCTAAGGAAATGGATTCAAAGAAAAGCAATAATGATAAATTAGGAATTTTACATGGCATTCCTATTCTTTTAAAAGATAATATTGGTACAGGTGATAAACTTAATAATGCTGCAGGAGCAAAAGTTCTAGAAAATTCATCTAGTGATAGAGATGCATTTATTGTTGATGAACTTAGGAAATCAGGAGCAATTGTATTAGGAAAAACTAATCTTAGCGAATGGGCTAATTTTATGAGCTTAAGTTCTTCTAATGGCTATTCAGCTCTTGGTGGACAGACTCATAACCCTTATGGAAATTATGATGTTGGAGGTTCCAGTTCTGGTTCTGGAGCAGGAGTTGCATCAAATTTTGCAACTATAGCAATAGGTACAGAAACTGCAGGTTCCATCATATCTCCATCTAGTCAAAATAGTGTGGTTGGAATAAAACCAACTATAGGTTTATGGAGTAGAGATAGAATCATTCCTTTAGCTATTGATCTTGATACAGCTGGTCCTATTGCTAGAACTGTAAAAGATGCCGCTATTCTGTTAGAAGAATTAGCTGGTGAAGATGAAAACGATGCTACTACTATTGATATATCTAGAGAAACTGACTATATGAAATTTGTGGATAAAGATGGGTTACAGGGTATGAATATCGGTGTAGTGGTTAATTCTGAAATTACTTCAAACTATCGTGATGATGATGACATAATCATGAATAGGATTAAAGACGAATTAACTAATTTCGGTGCAAACGTAAAAGATATAAAATTAGATGAAAAAGCTTTTAAGATAGATGGTCATATAGATATGATGTCTTATGAATTCAAAACAGGTGTAGAAAAATATTTAAATGATATTGGAGAGAATGCTCCTGTCAAAACCATAAAAGAAATAACAGGTTTCAATAAGAGAGATGAAGAGAATAATGCTTATTTTGGTCAGTATTTCATAGAGAAAGCAAGAGACATCACTATTACTGAAGAAGAAAACAATGAGATATTATCTACTAACAGATCAAATACTAGTTCAGCAATAGACGATGCGTTAGAAACCAATAAAATTGACGTCATAATATCTCTAAACAATTATTTGTCAAGTGTCTATGCAATTGCTGGTTATCCAGCGATTACAGTACCAGCAGGGTACAGAGAAAATGGAGAACCAGTTGGATTAACGATTAGTGGTACTAAGTTCAGTGAGGGTACGTTGATTAAAGCAGCTTATGCATATGAGCAGGGTACAAAATGTAGAAAAGAACCTGATATCCAATAA